Below is a window of Halomicrobium mukohataei DSM 12286 DNA.
CCTGCTGGCGGCCACCGGGACGCCGGTCGCCGCCATCGTCGGGGCCGTCGTCGGCATCGCGGCGGGACTGCTGGACGTGGTCTTGCTCCGGATCGCCGACCGGGTCACTCCCCCGTCAGACCGACAGTGACGAAGAAGGGGACCGTCTCGGTCCGCTCGTACTCGCCGGCACCCATCTGATCGATCACGTCCCGACCCATCGACCGCCAGGCGTCCCGGAGCCGATCGAACTCGTCGTCGGGGACCGACGCGGCCAGCACGTCGGCCCGGTCTGCCAGCCCCGCGCCCGTCGCCTTTCGCTGTGCCGCGGTGAGTGCGGCCTCCGAGTACGGCGGCGTGACAGTGAGTCGCTGATCGTACCGCCGCGTCGAGACCACGTCCAGCCCGGCGTCGGGAAAGAGATCGGCCGCGCGCGCTCCGAGCGCCACGTCGGTGTCGACGCCGTCGAGGTAGAGCCGGCGCGCCCGTCGGGCCAGCGTCGGTTCGGCGTCGACCGTCGACTCGACGCTGACGGCGCTGTTGTCCGGTTCGATGACGGCGACGCGGTCGCTGGCGACTCTGGCGAACTCCGCGAGTGCCACCGCGGGCTCCGGGAGGTTGATCAGGAGTGCCTGACACACCACGATGTCGACGGCGTCGTCCGCGACTGGCAACCGCGTGGCGTCGCCACGAACGACCGGCTGGGGGACGGTCGACAGCAGCGTCTCGTCGGCGTCGACGCCGATCACGTCGCCGGGCGACTCCTCGCGGAGCACCGCGGTGAGTTCGCCGCTGCCACAGCCGACATCGAGCACTCGCTGAGCGGTGTCGAGTTCGAGATCGGCGAGTGCCTCGCGGGAGTCACCCCACATGCCCCGGCGCGTGCGTTCGAGGTAGTCGGCGTCGAATCTGCGCACGGCCGGGGTTGTCGTGCGACCGGCAAAAGGAGCCCGGTCACGCGCGTCGGAGCGACAGCCGTTCGGCGGCCACGTCCTCCAAAACGGCGTGGGGGCCACCGATCCACTGACGGCCGTCGTCCTCGACGAGGATGGAGTTCTCGATTGGCAGTGAGGAAGACGCGGGATACACCATCCGCTGGTGGACGTTCAGGACGCGACCGTCGACGGTGCGTTTGGCACCGGTCTCCGGATCTCGGCCCGTCGCACGGCATCGGATCGCCACCTCGTCCCGGAGGCACAGCGCGACGTTCGTCACGGCGTGTCGGATGCCGTCGTACGCCACGGGGAGTTCCGGCACTGCCCTGGCGTGGATCTCCGACGCGAACATCCAGAAGTTCGTGACGAAGTCCCGGTAGAGACCATGT
It encodes the following:
- a CDS encoding class I SAM-dependent methyltransferase — translated: MRRFDADYLERTRRGMWGDSREALADLELDTAQRVLDVGCGSGELTAVLREESPGDVIGVDADETLLSTVPQPVVRGDATRLPVADDAVDIVVCQALLINLPEPAVALAEFARVASDRVAVIEPDNSAVSVESTVDAEPTLARRARRLYLDGVDTDVALGARAADLFPDAGLDVVSTRRYDQRLTVTPPYSEAALTAAQRKATGAGLADRADVLAASVPDDEFDRLRDAWRSMGRDVIDQMGAGEYERTETVPFFVTVGLTGE